The following proteins come from a genomic window of Natrinema saccharevitans:
- a CDS encoding L-aspartate oxidase, translated as MTETDTSTATTDGEVTDVLVVGSGIAGCAAALSAAREGADVLLLTKATEPDDASTDWAQGGISTTRGDPDSLKDDIIDASDGTADPDAVDTLVENAADAVEDVLVDTLEVDFDEGEDGGFDYTREAAHSEYRILHVDAATGTHILRPFLNYIDDHERIEVRQDTAALELITAEGRIHGVVSDAEPEGHPIYAGATVLATGGIGALYGRSTNPEGATGDGIAMAALAGADVEDMEYVQFHPTAYDGDDPFLLSEALRGEGAVLRNGGVSESFDSEARKTESSGGERFMEDYHPQGDLAPRDVVARAVETEREETGAVVLDVSPLEFEAEYPAIAEKCRNRGIEGDEIPVAPCEHFLCGGIAVDDRGRTSLDRLYAAGECARTGVHGANRLASTSLLEGLVWGLRAGEDATGFDPEPVEAPELRNRDPDLPDRFAAEKFTRLTRTMDEYLGLERDPAEIARASAVLRRLKGEVDAYVRTRTTRSLYELRNASVVALLIARAASENTESVGCHYVVDEERPPRA; from the coding sequence ATGACCGAAACGGACACCAGCACGGCGACGACCGACGGCGAGGTCACGGACGTCCTCGTCGTCGGCAGCGGCATCGCGGGCTGTGCGGCCGCCCTGTCGGCCGCCCGGGAGGGCGCGGACGTACTGCTCCTGACGAAAGCGACCGAACCCGACGACGCCAGCACCGACTGGGCGCAAGGGGGAATTTCCACGACCCGTGGCGATCCCGACTCGCTCAAGGACGATATCATCGACGCCAGCGACGGCACCGCCGATCCCGACGCCGTCGACACGCTCGTCGAGAACGCGGCCGACGCCGTCGAGGACGTCCTCGTCGACACTCTCGAGGTCGACTTCGACGAGGGCGAGGACGGCGGCTTCGACTACACGCGCGAGGCGGCCCACTCCGAGTACCGCATCCTCCACGTCGACGCCGCCACCGGCACGCATATCCTGCGGCCGTTCCTCAACTATATCGACGATCACGAGCGCATCGAGGTCCGCCAGGACACGGCGGCGCTCGAGTTGATCACCGCCGAGGGCCGAATTCACGGCGTGGTAAGCGACGCGGAACCCGAGGGACACCCGATCTACGCCGGCGCGACGGTGCTGGCGACGGGCGGGATCGGCGCGCTCTACGGCCGATCGACGAATCCCGAGGGCGCGACCGGCGACGGGATCGCCATGGCCGCCCTCGCGGGGGCCGACGTCGAGGACATGGAGTACGTCCAGTTCCACCCGACGGCGTACGACGGCGACGACCCCTTCCTGCTCTCGGAAGCCCTGCGCGGCGAGGGCGCAGTGCTTCGCAACGGCGGTGTCTCCGAGTCTTTCGACTCGGAGGCTCGGAAGACGGAGTCTTCCGGTGGCGAGCGGTTCATGGAGGACTACCACCCGCAGGGCGATCTCGCACCCAGAGACGTCGTCGCTCGCGCCGTCGAAACGGAACGCGAGGAAACCGGCGCGGTCGTCCTCGACGTGAGCCCCCTCGAGTTCGAGGCGGAGTATCCCGCCATCGCCGAGAAGTGCCGGAATCGGGGCATCGAGGGCGACGAGATCCCCGTCGCGCCCTGCGAACACTTCCTGTGTGGCGGGATCGCCGTCGACGACCGCGGCCGCACGTCGCTCGACCGGCTCTACGCCGCCGGGGAGTGTGCCCGTACCGGCGTTCACGGCGCGAACCGGCTGGCCAGTACGAGCCTGCTCGAGGGGCTCGTCTGGGGATTGCGTGCGGGTGAAGATGCGACCGGATTCGATCCGGAGCCCGTCGAGGCGCCCGAACTCCGGAACCGCGATCCCGACCTGCCCGACCGGTTCGCCGCCGAGAAGTTCACTCGACTCACGCGGACGATGGACGAGTACCTCGGCCTCGAGCGCGACCCCGCGGAGATCGCCCGCGCGAGCGCCGTCCTCCGGCGGCTCAAGGGCGAGGTCGACGCCTACGTCCGCACCCGGACGACACGCAGCCTCTACGAACTGCGCAACGCAAGCGTCGTCGCGCTGTTGATCGCGCGCGCGGCGAGCGAGAACACAGAGTCGGTCGGCTGTCACTACGTCGTCGACGAGGAGCGACCGCCTCGAGCCTGA
- the nadA gene encoding quinolinate synthase NadA, translated as MANMETAELETDLSLFKYDNLEQLPPQYRELSESERTDRIEAALSELGDDVVILGHNYQRREIVEHADFIGDSYQLSKEAANADAEYVIFGGVTFMAESADIITDDDQSVILPSMEASCPMAGMAEALQVDSAWAEITAAAPDEEIIPITYMNSYADLKAFCASQGGLVCTSSNAHEAFEYAFDRGDKVLFLPDKHLGENTAHRLGMEDEIAEWDPWDPAGKDADEVAESDIVLWDGYCQVHERFTADHIAEIRADHPDAKVVVHPECRREVVEAADRVGSTSTICETVENADPGETWAIGTEIHLTNHLQRWHPEVNVLPLCGDACMDCNAMRQIDPNYLTWVLEELARGREHNVIEVAPEEKELAEVALDRMLEI; from the coding sequence ATGGCTAACATGGAAACGGCGGAGCTGGAAACTGACCTGAGTTTGTTCAAATACGACAATCTGGAGCAGTTGCCGCCCCAGTATCGGGAGTTGTCGGAGTCGGAACGAACGGACCGGATCGAGGCGGCGCTTTCCGAGTTGGGCGACGACGTCGTGATTCTGGGGCACAACTACCAGCGACGCGAGATCGTCGAACACGCCGACTTCATCGGGGACTCCTACCAACTCTCGAAAGAAGCGGCGAACGCGGACGCCGAGTACGTGATCTTCGGCGGCGTGACGTTCATGGCCGAGAGCGCGGACATCATCACGGACGACGACCAGTCCGTGATCCTTCCGAGCATGGAGGCCTCCTGTCCGATGGCGGGAATGGCCGAGGCCCTGCAGGTCGACAGCGCGTGGGCCGAGATCACGGCGGCCGCGCCCGACGAGGAGATCATCCCGATCACCTACATGAACTCCTACGCGGACCTGAAGGCCTTCTGTGCGAGCCAGGGCGGGCTCGTCTGCACCTCCTCGAACGCCCACGAGGCCTTCGAGTACGCCTTCGACAGGGGCGACAAGGTCCTGTTCCTGCCAGACAAACACCTCGGGGAGAACACGGCCCACCGGCTGGGCATGGAAGACGAGATCGCCGAGTGGGACCCCTGGGATCCAGCGGGGAAAGACGCCGACGAGGTCGCGGAGAGCGACATCGTCCTCTGGGACGGCTACTGTCAGGTCCACGAGCGGTTCACCGCCGACCACATCGCCGAGATCCGCGCGGATCACCCCGACGCGAAGGTCGTCGTCCATCCCGAGTGTCGCCGCGAGGTCGTCGAGGCCGCCGATCGAGTCGGCTCGACGAGTACGATCTGCGAGACCGTCGAAAACGCCGACCCCGGCGAGACGTGGGCCATCGGCACCGAGATCCACCTCACGAACCACCTCCAGCGCTGGCACCCCGAGGTGAACGTCCTCCCGCTCTGTGGCGACGCCTGCATGGACTGCAACGCCATGCGCCAGATCGATCCGAACTACCTCACCTGGGTCCTCGAGGAGCTCGCTCGAGGCCGGGAACACAACGTGATCGAGGTCGCCCCCGAGGAGAAGGAACTCGCGGAAGTGGCGCTCGACCGCATGCTCGAGATCTGA